The Nocardioides humi genome includes a region encoding these proteins:
- the map gene encoding type I methionyl aminopeptidase produces the protein MFFDQRRIEIKTPDQVRVMRAAGLVVGRTLARLREAVRPGISTAELDTLAEQSIREQGGVPSFLGYGEPPFPASICASVNDEVVHGIPGPRVLADGDVISIDCGAIVFDDAGQGWHGDAAITVAVGTVRDEVAELMRVTEEALWRGLAAARAGGRVGDISHAVASYVHGQGDYGIVEGYTGHGIGTAMHMEPDVPNQGRPGRGPRLRQGIALAVEPMITLGAPDTDVADDDWTVVTTDGRWAAHYEHTFALTEAGVWVLTAEDGGEARLSALGVPFGGSV, from the coding sequence ATGTTCTTCGACCAGCGCCGGATCGAGATCAAGACCCCGGACCAGGTGCGCGTGATGCGTGCGGCCGGCCTCGTCGTCGGCCGCACCCTGGCCCGGCTGCGCGAGGCCGTCCGCCCCGGCATCTCCACCGCCGAGCTCGACACGCTGGCCGAGCAGAGCATCCGCGAGCAGGGCGGCGTCCCGTCCTTCCTCGGGTACGGCGAGCCGCCGTTCCCCGCGAGCATCTGCGCCTCCGTCAACGACGAGGTCGTCCACGGCATCCCCGGTCCCCGGGTGCTCGCCGACGGCGACGTCATCTCCATCGACTGCGGCGCGATCGTGTTCGACGACGCCGGGCAGGGCTGGCACGGCGACGCCGCGATCACCGTCGCCGTCGGCACCGTGCGCGACGAGGTCGCCGAGCTGATGCGGGTGACCGAGGAGGCGCTGTGGCGCGGCCTGGCGGCGGCCCGCGCCGGCGGCCGGGTCGGCGACATCTCCCACGCGGTCGCGTCGTACGTCCACGGCCAGGGCGACTACGGCATCGTCGAGGGCTACACCGGCCACGGCATCGGCACCGCCATGCACATGGAGCCCGACGTCCCCAACCAGGGCCGGCCCGGCCGCGGGCCGCGGCTGCGGCAGGGCATCGCCCTGGCCGTCGAGCCGATGATCACCCTCGGCGCCCCCGACACCGACGTCGCCGACGACGACTGGACCGTCGTCACCACCGACGGCCGGTGGGCGGCGCACTACGAGCACACCTTCGCGTTGACCGAGGCGGGGGTGTGGGTGCTCACCGCCGAGGACGGCGGTGAGGCGCGGCTGAGCGCCCTGGGGGTGCCTTTCGGTGGGTCTGTGTAG
- the secY gene encoding preprotein translocase subunit SecY: MLTAFVNAFRTPDLRRKLLFVLMIIVIFRAGSQIPAPGVHVANVEKCIKVVEEGSNASLYSLVNLFSGGALLQLTIFALGIMPYITASIILQLLVVVIPRLEALKKEGQAGQTKITQYTRYLTLGLAVLQATGIVALARTGNLLQGCDSSQFPLLHSNDTTTFLVMVVTMTAGTAVIMWLGELITERGVGNGMSILIFCQVVATFPTALWQVRISQGWWTFGIVVAIGLVLVAAVIFIEQAQRRIPVQYARRMVGRKMFGGSSTYIPLKVNQAGIIPVIFASSLLYLPAMAVQFNQENPNQIIRWVNKYLVDQGNPLHMAAYFALIIFFTYFYVSITFNPQEVADNMKKYGGFIPGIRAGKPTQDYLSYVLSRITLPGALYLGLISLVPLIAFVMINANQNFPFGGTSILIMVGVALDTVKQIESQLQQRNYEGFLR; the protein is encoded by the coding sequence GTGCTCACCGCGTTCGTGAACGCCTTCCGGACCCCGGACCTGCGGCGCAAGCTGCTGTTCGTCCTGATGATCATCGTCATCTTCAGGGCCGGATCGCAGATCCCGGCCCCTGGCGTCCATGTGGCCAATGTCGAGAAGTGCATCAAGGTCGTCGAGGAGGGCAGCAACGCCAGCCTCTACAGCCTGGTCAACCTCTTCTCCGGTGGAGCGCTCCTCCAGCTGACGATCTTCGCGCTCGGCATCATGCCGTACATCACCGCGAGCATCATCCTGCAGCTGCTCGTCGTGGTGATCCCGCGGCTCGAGGCCCTCAAGAAGGAGGGCCAGGCCGGTCAGACGAAGATCACGCAGTACACCCGCTATCTCACCCTGGGCCTCGCGGTGCTGCAGGCGACCGGCATCGTCGCGCTCGCGCGCACCGGCAACCTGCTGCAGGGATGTGACAGCTCGCAATTCCCGTTGCTGCACAGCAACGACACCACGACCTTCCTCGTCATGGTCGTGACCATGACCGCCGGTACCGCCGTCATCATGTGGCTCGGCGAGCTCATCACCGAGCGCGGCGTCGGCAACGGCATGTCGATCCTGATCTTCTGCCAGGTCGTCGCGACCTTCCCGACCGCGCTGTGGCAGGTCAGGATCAGCCAGGGCTGGTGGACCTTCGGCATCGTGGTCGCGATCGGCCTCGTCCTGGTGGCCGCGGTCATCTTCATCGAACAGGCGCAGCGCCGCATCCCGGTGCAGTACGCCCGCCGGATGGTCGGCCGCAAGATGTTCGGCGGCAGCTCGACGTACATCCCGCTCAAGGTCAACCAGGCGGGCATCATCCCGGTCATCTTCGCCTCGTCGCTGCTCTACCTGCCGGCGATGGCGGTGCAGTTCAACCAGGAGAACCCCAACCAGATCATCCGGTGGGTCAACAAGTACCTCGTCGACCAGGGGAACCCGCTGCACATGGCGGCGTACTTCGCCCTGATCATCTTCTTCACCTACTTCTACGTGTCGATCACCTTCAACCCGCAAGAGGTGGCCGACAACATGAAGAAGTACGGCGGCTTCATCCCCGGGATCCGGGCGGGCAAGCCGACCCAGGACTATCTGTCCTACGTCCTGTCCCGCATCACGCTGCCGGGCGCTCTCTACCTGGGTCTGATCTCGCTCGTACCGCTGATCGCGTTCGTGATGATCAATGCCAATCAGAACTTCCCGTTCGGCGGCACGTCCATCCTGATCATGGTGGGCGTCGCACTCGACACGGTGAAGCAGATCGAGAGCCAGCTCCAGCAGCGCAACTACGAAGGATTCCTGCGTTGA
- the rplO gene encoding 50S ribosomal protein L15, with amino-acid sequence MTLKLHHLRPAPGAKTAKTRVGRGEGSKGKTAGRGTKGTKARYQVPVAFEGGQMPLHMRLPKLKGFKNPFKVTFQVVNLDKISTLFPEGGDVTPETLVAKGAVRKGHPVKVLGQGDLTVKVAVSADAFSASAKEKIESAGGTVTVV; translated from the coding sequence ATGACGCTCAAGCTGCACCACCTGCGCCCGGCACCGGGCGCCAAGACCGCCAAGACCCGCGTGGGTCGTGGTGAGGGCTCCAAGGGCAAGACCGCCGGTCGTGGTACGAAGGGCACCAAGGCCCGCTACCAGGTCCCGGTCGCGTTCGAGGGCGGCCAGATGCCGCTGCACATGCGGCTCCCGAAGCTCAAGGGCTTCAAGAACCCCTTCAAGGTGACCTTCCAGGTCGTCAACCTCGACAAGATCAGCACGCTGTTCCCCGAGGGTGGCGACGTCACCCCGGAGACGCTGGTCGCCAAGGGCGCGGTCCGCAAGGGCCACCCCGTCAAGGTGCTCGGCCAGGGTGACCTGACGGTCAAGGTCGCGGTGAGCGCGGATGCGTTCTCGGCCTCGGCCAAGGAGAAGATCGAGAGCGCCGGCGGGACCGTCACGGTCGTGTGA
- the rpmD gene encoding 50S ribosomal protein L30: MAQLKVQQTRSKIGTKANQRETLRSLGLKRIGDVVIKEDRPEIRGMVHTVRHLVTVEVVGGE; this comes from the coding sequence ATGGCACAGCTGAAGGTCCAGCAGACCAGGTCGAAGATCGGCACGAAGGCCAACCAGCGCGAGACCCTGCGCAGCCTCGGCCTCAAGCGGATCGGCGACGTCGTGATCAAGGAGGACCGTCCCGAGATCCGGGGCATGGTCCACACCGTCCGTCACCTGGTGACGGTCGAGGTCGTCGGAGGCGAGTGA
- the rpsE gene encoding 30S ribosomal protein S5 — protein MSGPQRGQRSGGDRGGRGGRDGGRGGADKNQYVERVVAINRVAKVVKGGRRFSFTALVIVGDGDGLVGVGYGKAKEVPAAIAKGVEEAKKNFFRVPRVQGTIPHPVQGEKAAGVVFLRPAAPGTGVIAGGPVRAVLECAGIHDVLSKSLGSSNQINIVHATVAALQMMEQPEAVAARRGLPVEHVAPAALLKAKAEGEAAAAAAKAAAPEAVSV, from the coding sequence ATGAGCGGACCCCAGCGCGGACAGCGTTCGGGCGGCGACCGTGGTGGCCGTGGCGGTCGCGACGGCGGCCGTGGCGGCGCCGACAAGAACCAGTACGTCGAGCGCGTCGTCGCGATCAACCGCGTCGCCAAGGTCGTGAAGGGTGGTCGTCGCTTCAGCTTCACCGCCCTCGTGATCGTCGGTGACGGCGACGGCCTGGTCGGCGTCGGCTACGGCAAGGCCAAGGAAGTTCCCGCGGCGATCGCCAAGGGCGTCGAGGAGGCGAAGAAGAACTTCTTCCGCGTCCCCCGCGTCCAGGGCACGATCCCGCACCCGGTCCAGGGCGAGAAGGCCGCCGGCGTGGTGTTCCTGCGCCCGGCCGCCCCCGGTACCGGTGTCATCGCCGGTGGTCCGGTGCGCGCCGTCCTGGAGTGCGCCGGCATCCACGACGTGCTCAGCAAGTCGCTGGGCTCGTCCAACCAGATCAACATCGTGCACGCGACCGTCGCGGCGCTCCAGATGATGGAGCAGCCCGAGGCGGTGGCCGCACGCCGTGGTCTGCCCGTCGAGCACGTCGCCCCGGCGGCGCTGCTGAAGGCCAAGGCCGAGGGCGAGGCCGCCGCGGCGGCCGCCAAGGCGGCGGCCCCTGAGGCGGTGTCGGTCTGA
- the rplR gene encoding 50S ribosomal protein L18, translating into MAITLKHQRNLSARASSKLRRQIRGRKKISGTDLRPRLVVTRSSKHITAQVVDDLVGKTLVSASTLEGDLRAFDGDKTAKAKKVGELVAARAKEQGVESVVFDRSGNKYHGRIAALADGAREGGLTF; encoded by the coding sequence ATGGCGATCACCCTCAAGCACCAGCGGAACCTCTCGGCTCGCGCCAGCTCCAAGCTGCGCCGCCAGATCCGCGGTCGCAAGAAGATTTCTGGCACTGACCTGCGGCCGCGGCTGGTGGTCACGAGGTCGAGCAAGCACATCACCGCGCAGGTCGTCGACGACCTGGTCGGCAAGACCCTGGTGTCGGCCTCGACCCTCGAGGGCGACCTGCGCGCCTTCGACGGCGACAAGACCGCCAAGGCCAAGAAGGTCGGCGAGCTCGTCGCCGCCCGCGCCAAGGAGCAGGGCGTGGAGTCGGTCGTCTTCGACCGGTCCGGCAACAAGTATCACGGTCGCATCGCGGCCCTGGCAGATGGCGCCCGCGAGGGCGGCCTGACCTTCTGA
- the rplF gene encoding 50S ribosomal protein L6, whose protein sequence is MSRIGKLPVPVPAGVDVQIDGATVTVKGPKGTLSHTVVAPITVEKGEGVLDVKRPDDERQSKAYHGLSRTLINNMVVGVTEGYEKKLEIVGVGYRVLSKGPTQLEFQLGYSHPIIFDAPDGISFTVEGPTKLGVQGIDKQLVGEVAANIRKLRKPEPYKGKGVRYAGEHVRRKVGKAGK, encoded by the coding sequence ATGTCGCGCATCGGCAAGCTCCCCGTCCCGGTCCCGGCTGGGGTCGACGTCCAGATCGACGGCGCCACCGTCACGGTCAAGGGCCCGAAGGGCACCCTGAGCCACACCGTGGTCGCCCCGATCACGGTCGAGAAGGGCGAGGGCGTCCTCGACGTCAAGCGTCCCGACGACGAGCGTCAGTCCAAGGCCTACCACGGCCTGTCCCGCACCCTGATCAACAACATGGTCGTCGGCGTGACCGAGGGCTACGAGAAGAAGCTCGAGATCGTGGGCGTCGGCTACCGCGTCCTGTCCAAGGGACCGACCCAGCTGGAGTTCCAGCTCGGCTACTCGCACCCGATCATCTTCGACGCGCCCGACGGCATCAGCTTCACCGTCGAGGGCCCGACCAAGCTCGGCGTCCAGGGCATCGACAAGCAGCTGGTCGGCGAGGTCGCCGCCAACATCCGCAAGCTCCGCAAGCCCGAGCCCTACAAGGGCAAGGGCGTCCGGTACGCCGGCGAGCACGTCCGTCGCAAGGTCGGAAAGGCTGGTAAGTGA
- the rpsH gene encoding 30S ribosomal protein S8 yields MTMTDPIADMLTRLRNANQAYHDAVTMPYSKLKEGVAEILKQEGYITSYGVADNENGVGKLLTVTLKYGRNRERSIAGVRRISKPGLRVYAKHTGLPKVLGGLGVAIISTSQGLLTDRQANQKGVGGEVLAYVW; encoded by the coding sequence ATGACGATGACTGACCCGATCGCAGACATGCTCACGCGTCTGCGCAACGCCAACCAGGCGTACCACGACGCGGTGACCATGCCGTACAGCAAGCTCAAGGAGGGCGTGGCGGAGATCCTCAAGCAGGAGGGCTACATCACCTCCTACGGGGTCGCCGACAACGAGAACGGCGTCGGCAAGCTGCTGACCGTCACCCTCAAGTACGGCCGCAACCGCGAGCGCTCGATCGCCGGCGTGCGCCGGATCAGCAAGCCCGGCCTGCGGGTGTACGCCAAGCACACCGGCCTGCCGAAGGTGCTCGGCGGCCTGGGCGTGGCGATCATCTCGACCAGCCAGGGTCTGCTGACCGACCGCCAGGCCAACCAGAAGGGCGTGGGTGGGGAAGTCCTCGCCTACGTCTGGTGA
- a CDS encoding type Z 30S ribosomal protein S14, with translation MAKTALKVKAARKPKFAVRGYTRCQRCGRPKAVYRKFGLCRICLREMAHRGELPGVTKSSW, from the coding sequence ATGGCGAAGACTGCGCTCAAGGTCAAGGCGGCGCGCAAGCCGAAGTTCGCGGTGCGCGGCTACACCCGCTGCCAGCGCTGCGGCCGTCCGAAGGCGGTCTACCGCAAGTTCGGCCTGTGCCGGATCTGCCTGCGGGAGATGGCCCACCGCGGCGAGCTGCCCGGCGTCACCAAGTCGAGCTGGTAA
- the rplE gene encoding 50S ribosomal protein L5, whose amino-acid sequence MTESTIEKVTPRLKTKYREEILPALKAEFEIANVMQVPGLTKIVVNMGVGEAARDSKLIEGAIRDLTAITGQKPAVTKARKSIAQFKLREGMPIGTHVTLRGDRMWEFLDRLLALALPRIRDFRGLSPKQFDGRGNYTFGLTEQVMFHEIDQDKVDRQRGMDITIVTTATNDEQGRALLKQLGFPFAER is encoded by the coding sequence ATGACCGAGAGCACCATCGAGAAGGTCACGCCCCGGCTCAAGACGAAGTACCGCGAGGAGATCCTCCCGGCGCTCAAGGCCGAGTTCGAGATCGCCAACGTCATGCAGGTGCCCGGCCTGACCAAGATCGTGGTCAACATGGGCGTCGGCGAGGCCGCACGCGACTCGAAGCTGATCGAGGGCGCGATCCGCGACCTGACCGCGATCACCGGCCAGAAGCCGGCGGTCACCAAGGCCCGCAAGTCGATCGCCCAGTTCAAGCTGCGCGAGGGCATGCCGATCGGCACGCACGTCACGCTGCGGGGCGACCGCATGTGGGAGTTCCTCGACCGCCTGCTGGCGCTCGCGCTGCCCCGCATCCGCGACTTCCGCGGCCTCTCGCCGAAGCAGTTCGACGGTCGCGGCAACTACACCTTCGGGCTGACCGAGCAGGTCATGTTCCACGAGATCGACCAGGACAAGGTCGACCGCCAGCGGGGCATGGACATCACCATCGTCACCACGGCGACCAACGACGAGCAGGGGCGCGCGCTGCTGAAGCAGCTCGGCTTCCCGTTCGCGGAGCGCTGA
- the rplX gene encoding 50S ribosomal protein L24: MASKFIRSTRKKSEQNRKKPNLRVKKGDTVKVIAGKDKGAEGKIIKVLREEERVIVEGVNRIKKHTKVVDQGGRSGNTGGIITTEAPIHVSNVMLVEGDGVTKVGYKRVEVTKRRPDGSEYSSTRSVRISRKTGKEI; encoded by the coding sequence ATGGCCAGCAAGTTCATTCGGAGCACCCGCAAGAAGTCCGAGCAGAACCGCAAGAAGCCCAACCTGCGGGTCAAGAAGGGCGACACCGTCAAGGTCATCGCCGGCAAGGACAAGGGCGCCGAGGGCAAGATCATCAAGGTCCTCCGTGAGGAGGAGCGGGTGATCGTCGAGGGCGTCAACCGGATCAAGAAGCACACCAAGGTCGTCGACCAGGGTGGGCGCTCCGGCAACACCGGCGGCATCATCACCACCGAGGCCCCGATCCACGTGTCCAACGTGATGCTCGTCGAGGGCGACGGCGTGACCAAGGTCGGCTACAAGCGGGTCGAGGTCACCAAGCGTCGTCCCGACGGTTCCGAGTACAGCTCGACGCGCAGCGTGCGCATCTCCCGCAAGACCGGGAAGGAAATCTGA
- the rplN gene encoding 50S ribosomal protein L14 translates to MIQQESRLKVADNTGAKEILCIRVLGGSGRRYAGIGDVIVATVKDAIPGGNVKKGDVVKAVVVRTVKERRRPDGSYIRFDENAAVILKSDGEPRGTRIFGPVGRELREKKFMKIISLAPEVL, encoded by the coding sequence ATGATTCAGCAGGAGTCGCGACTCAAGGTCGCCGACAACACCGGTGCGAAGGAGATCCTCTGCATCCGGGTGCTCGGCGGCTCCGGTCGTCGCTACGCCGGGATCGGGGACGTCATCGTCGCCACCGTCAAGGACGCGATCCCCGGCGGCAACGTCAAGAAGGGCGACGTCGTCAAGGCCGTCGTCGTGCGCACCGTCAAGGAGCGCCGGCGTCCCGACGGCTCGTACATCCGCTTCGACGAGAACGCCGCGGTGATCCTCAAGAGCGACGGCGAGCCTCGCGGCACCCGCATCTTCGGCCCCGTCGGCCGTGAGCTGCGTGAGAAGAAGTTCATGAAGATCATCTCGCTCGCGCCGGAGGTGCTGTGA
- the rpsQ gene encoding 30S ribosomal protein S17 — protein MAENTDATTVERNARKTREGLVVSDKMDKTVVVSVEDRVKHALYGKVMRRNTRLKAHDEQNDCGVGDRVLIMETRPLSATKRWRVVEILERAK, from the coding sequence ATGGCTGAGAACACCGACGCCACGACGGTCGAGCGCAACGCTCGCAAGACCCGCGAGGGCCTGGTCGTCAGCGACAAGATGGACAAGACCGTGGTCGTGTCCGTCGAGGACCGCGTCAAGCACGCCCTGTACGGCAAGGTCATGCGCCGCAACACGCGGCTCAAGGCCCACGACGAGCAGAACGACTGCGGCGTCGGCGACCGCGTCCTCATCATGGAGACCCGCCCGCTGTCGGCCACCAAGCGCTGGCGCGTGGTGGAGATCCTCGAGCGCGCCAAGTAG
- the rpmC gene encoding 50S ribosomal protein L29 — protein sequence MANVIRAHELDELNEIDLEAKLREAKEELFNLRFQAATGQLESHGRLRTVKKDIARIYTVVRERELGIRTAPGAEEEN from the coding sequence ATGGCGAACGTCATCCGCGCCCACGAGCTGGACGAGCTCAACGAGATCGACCTCGAGGCCAAGCTGCGCGAGGCCAAGGAGGAGCTGTTCAACCTGCGCTTCCAGGCGGCCACCGGCCAGCTGGAGAGCCACGGCCGGCTCCGCACGGTCAAGAAGGACATCGCCCGGATCTACACGGTCGTTCGCGAGCGTGAGCTCGGGATTCGCACCGCGCCGGGTGCCGAGGAGGAGAACTGA
- the rplP gene encoding 50S ribosomal protein L16 produces MLMPRRVKHRKQHHPKRRGAAKGGTSLAFGDFGIQAIEGHYVTNRQIESARIAMTRHIKRGGKVWINIYPDRPLTKKPAETRMGSGKGSPEWWVANVKPGRVMFELSGVPEDVAREAMRRAIHKLPMKCRFITREAGEF; encoded by the coding sequence ATGTTGATGCCGCGTCGCGTCAAGCACCGCAAGCAGCACCACCCGAAGCGCCGGGGTGCTGCCAAGGGCGGTACGTCGCTCGCGTTCGGCGACTTCGGGATCCAGGCGATCGAGGGTCACTACGTGACCAACCGCCAGATCGAGTCGGCCCGTATCGCGATGACCCGCCACATCAAGCGTGGCGGCAAGGTCTGGATCAACATCTACCCGGACCGCCCGCTGACCAAGAAGCCGGCCGAGACCCGCATGGGCTCCGGCAAGGGCTCCCCGGAGTGGTGGGTCGCCAACGTCAAGCCCGGTCGCGTCATGTTCGAGCTGTCCGGCGTCCCGGAGGACGTGGCCCGCGAGGCCATGCGCCGGGCGATCCACAAGCTGCCCATGAAGTGCCGTTTCATCACGCGAGAGGCTGGTGAGTTCTGA
- the rpsC gene encoding 30S ribosomal protein S3, producing MGQKINPNGFRLGISTDHKSRWYADKLYKAYVGEDVAIRKLLSKGMERAGIAKVEIERTRDRVRVDIHTARPGIVIGRRGAEADRIRGELEKLTGKQVQLNILEVKNPEIDAQLVAQGVAEQLSGRVQFRRAMRKAMQTSMRSGAKGIRIQCSGRLNGAEMSRTEFYREGRVPLHTLRADIDYGFYEARTTFGRIGVKVWIYKGEVAGTRAERQAQAAARAGVPGRGGRPSRGGDRPTRGSRGDRPNRSDRNAEAAAPAVESNPEAAPAAEPSTGTES from the coding sequence ATGGGCCAGAAGATCAACCCGAACGGCTTCCGCCTCGGCATCTCCACCGACCACAAGTCGCGCTGGTACGCCGACAAGCTCTACAAGGCGTACGTCGGCGAGGACGTCGCCATCCGCAAGCTGCTCAGCAAGGGCATGGAGCGGGCCGGCATCGCCAAGGTCGAGATCGAGCGCACCCGGGACCGGGTCCGCGTCGACATCCACACCGCGCGTCCGGGCATCGTCATCGGCCGCCGCGGCGCGGAGGCCGACCGGATCCGCGGCGAGCTCGAGAAGCTCACCGGCAAGCAGGTCCAGCTGAACATCCTCGAGGTCAAGAACCCCGAGATCGACGCGCAGCTCGTCGCCCAGGGCGTCGCCGAGCAGCTCTCGGGCCGCGTGCAGTTCCGCCGTGCGATGCGCAAGGCGATGCAGACCTCGATGCGCTCCGGTGCCAAGGGCATCCGGATCCAGTGCTCCGGCCGCCTCAACGGCGCCGAGATGTCGCGCACCGAGTTCTACCGCGAGGGTCGCGTCCCGCTGCACACGCTGCGCGCCGACATCGACTACGGCTTCTACGAGGCCCGCACCACCTTCGGCCGGATCGGCGTGAAGGTCTGGATCTACAAGGGCGAGGTCGCCGGCACCCGTGCCGAGCGTCAGGCCCAGGCCGCTGCCCGCGCCGGCGTCCCCGGTCGCGGCGGCCGTCCCAGCCGCGGCGGCGACCGTCCGACCCGTGGGTCGCGCGGTGACCGCCCGAACCGCTCGGACCGCAACGCCGAGGCTGCCGCTCCCGCCGTGGAGAGCAACCCCGAGGCCGCGCCGGCTGCCGAGCCCAGCACCGGAACGGAGTCCTGA
- the rplV gene encoding 50S ribosomal protein L22, with protein sequence MSTTERHRTSARRESLLGDAPGAFASARFVRITPMKARRVVDLVRGLPADEALTLLQFAPQSASETVYKVLQSAVANAATTEGLPTGDLVVSVARVDEGPTMKRWRPRAQGRATRINKRTSHITIAVQPADVVNAAGKKGKK encoded by the coding sequence ATGAGCACCACTGAGCGTCACCGCACCAGCGCGCGCCGCGAGTCGCTCCTGGGCGACGCGCCCGGCGCGTTCGCGAGCGCCCGCTTCGTGCGGATCACCCCGATGAAGGCGCGCCGCGTCGTCGACCTGGTCCGCGGCCTGCCCGCCGACGAGGCGCTGACGCTGCTGCAGTTCGCGCCGCAGTCGGCCTCCGAGACCGTCTACAAGGTGCTGCAGAGCGCCGTCGCGAACGCCGCGACCACCGAGGGCCTGCCCACCGGCGACCTGGTCGTCTCGGTCGCGCGGGTCGACGAGGGCCCCACGATGAAGCGCTGGCGTCCGCGTGCGCAGGGCCGGGCCACCCGGATCAACAAGCGCACCAGCCACATCACCATCGCGGTCCAGCCGGCCGACGTCGTCAACGCTGCCGGGAAGAAGGGCAAGAAGTAA
- the rpsS gene encoding 30S ribosomal protein S19 has protein sequence MPRSLKKGPFVDGHLLKKVDAENDKGTHNVIKTWSRRSMIIPSMIGHTIAVHDGRKHVPVFISDSMVGHKLGEFAPTRTYRGHVKEDRKGRRR, from the coding sequence ATGCCTCGCAGCCTGAAGAAGGGCCCCTTCGTCGACGGCCACCTGCTCAAGAAGGTGGACGCCGAGAACGACAAGGGCACCCACAACGTCATCAAGACCTGGTCGCGCCGGTCGATGATCATCCCCTCGATGATCGGCCACACGATCGCGGTCCACGACGGCCGCAAGCACGTGCCGGTCTTCATCTCCGACTCGATGGTCGGCCACAAGCTCGGTGAGTTCGCGCCGACCCGCACCTACCGCGGCCACGTCAAGGAAGACCGGAAGGGACGCCGTCGATGA
- the rplB gene encoding 50S ribosomal protein L2, translated as MAIRKYKPTTPGRRGSSVADFAEITRTTPEKSLTRPLPKKGGRNNQGRITTRHQGGGHKRAYRIIDFRRYDKDGVPAKVAHIEYDPNRTARIALLHYADGEKRYIVAPKDLTQGMRVESGVGADIKPGNNLPLRNIPVGTTIHCVELRPGGGAKLARSAGNSAQLVAREGSRATLRLPSGEMRYVDVRCRATIGEVGNAEQSNINWGKAGRMRWKGKRPTVRGVVMNPVDHPHGGGEGKTSGGRHPVSPWGKPEGRTRKRKASDSQIIRRRKSGKNKR; from the coding sequence ATGGCTATCCGCAAGTACAAGCCGACCACCCCGGGCCGCCGTGGCTCCTCGGTGGCCGACTTCGCCGAGATCACCCGGACCACCCCCGAGAAGTCGCTGACCCGTCCGCTCCCCAAGAAGGGCGGTCGCAACAACCAGGGCCGGATCACCACCCGGCACCAGGGCGGCGGTCACAAGCGTGCCTACCGCATCATCGACTTCCGTCGCTACGACAAGGACGGGGTGCCGGCCAAGGTCGCGCACATCGAGTACGACCCCAACCGCACCGCACGCATCGCGCTGCTGCACTACGCCGACGGCGAGAAGCGCTACATCGTGGCGCCCAAGGACCTGACGCAGGGCATGCGCGTGGAGTCGGGCGTCGGCGCCGACATCAAGCCGGGCAACAACCTGCCGCTGCGCAACATCCCCGTCGGTACGACGATCCACTGCGTCGAGCTCCGCCCCGGCGGCGGCGCCAAGCTGGCCCGCTCGGCCGGCAACAGCGCGCAGCTGGTCGCCCGCGAGGGCTCGCGCGCCACGCTGCGCCTGCCCTCGGGCGAGATGCGCTACGTCGACGTGCGCTGCCGCGCGACGATCGGCGAGGTCGGCAACGCCGAGCAGTCGAACATCAACTGGGGCAAGGCCGGCCGCATGCGCTGGAAGGGCAAGCGCCCGACCGTCCGCGGTGTCGTCATGAACCCGGTCGACCACCCGCACGGTGGTGGTGAGGGCAAGACCTCCGGTGGTCGCCACCCGGTCTCGCCGTGGGGCAAGCCCGAGGGCCGCACGCGCAAGCGCAAGGCCAGCGACTCCCAGATCATCCGTCGCCGCAAGTCCGGCAAGAACAAGCGCTGA
- the rplW gene encoding 50S ribosomal protein L23 has translation MSTLHKDHRDVLIAPVVSEKSYSLLDANKYTFLVHPDANKTEIKIAVEKIFGVKVTSVNTLNRPGKVRRTRNGLGKRKDTKRAIVSLADGHRIDIFGGPVS, from the coding sequence ATGAGCACCCTGCACAAGGACCACCGCGACGTCCTGATCGCGCCGGTGGTGTCGGAGAAGAGCTACAGCCTCCTCGACGCCAACAAGTACACCTTCCTGGTGCACCCGGACGCCAACAAGACCGAGATCAAGATCGCCGTCGAGAAGATCTTCGGCGTCAAGGTCACCTCGGTGAACACGCTCAACCGTCCGGGCAAGGTCCGCCGCACCCGCAACGGCCTCGGCAAGCGCAAGGACACCAAGCGCGCCATCGTGAGCCTGGCCGACGGTCACCGCATCGACATCTTCGGAGGTCCGGTCTCCTGA